In Megalobrama amblycephala isolate DHTTF-2021 linkage group LG10, ASM1881202v1, whole genome shotgun sequence, one DNA window encodes the following:
- the mmrn2a gene encoding multimerin-2a isoform X2, translated as MVVLRLVVLLQGLLLAARCEVRARDPEVEEEEELKDMSDGGGWDHRVPLVGFGAPQHGEGLNRQSPDVYGAVHHPLGHGHQDPSRGHLSPDVPEETSATTESRGSLPRTGNWCAFVHKRAVTVAVSCGTEKYTIKSQSPCPNGTPDCQLVMYKLSTRPVYRERQKIFTALLWHCCPGHAGKNCEETDGHVSESQDPTMAGRPHPGGHEATDRRYNKLNQANREQNDFQMFGAPLYEAQQPDLENQTATEPIDDYEHSTHAGHDHHNSHHFERRDPYAVNEGVLHPDHYGLLKEAVMSQLQPVLENFNLTLERLFQEVQGLQRDMAQIRFDQGQGRVAEPLEVGGEQPNLQEAVEVELRESLQKLEEVKAQFHNHRHEVEARLHAQHTMLHYNLTNFKTDLDVKIKRHQKILQVNLQSLNTSMSEVIQEQERLDKEFQKIRPENKVDPIQSQSHDSTAVWEAITRLDNKVINNTVELSALIEGHEQVTANIKDLQNGWRDLDNKIVQTGRNSQIQFMETGLEVEAAKVVVLDRINELSSNISVLQQALQEMESDVDYLYTEYYKNVSSASRECDCIALGVSVTQLEQTVANVMEIANENKLAREREAPEMLDNRDNGAWVPSVEDLKLGLLNVQRSLAFEQEKSRILQQKVTHLMTSFLDSKQDINTLQEQNRTNFEKIEHLSSIFNTLLQDAVRHSEVLQILLGEEVLEFIRRTRNGSPQDQKHYSIPKLRESIKDMQEQIKEHSLSLASTVNSATSEVTAADEPSVLADWASVGTKRRHGERFALSEELPEYSDDDFWTLEKTVKELGAHIKQLEEYQCPSCCNCNKTAATSGVEVKLQAEVDTLRNDLETHLGVFNGIFSNTEGLADSGVSVDLDKLSALMKRKEAKQQNKKQKKRADKRAVQTGDQVNFRNKRDASLESAVLRQHPDSPIMFLASSTEGSNGSGTILFESVALNHGQLYSPKTGIFRAPTSGVYLFVVTLDFGPGLSLAQLKRGGEVAASLRQNPRKLGAPATRVCILQMEQGEELLLELVQGTIERNNPQDNTFAGLLILQTT; from the exons ATGGTGGTGCTGAGGTTGGTCGTATTACTCCAGGGGCTGCTTCTCGCAGCACGGTGTGAGGTCAGAGCCAGAGACCCGGAGgtagaggaggaggaagaactGAAAGACATGTCGGATGGTGGTGGATGGGACCATAGAGTTCCACTGGTAGGGTTTGGAGCACCTCAGCATGGTGAAGGACTAAACAGGCAGAGCCCTGATGTCTATGGAGCTGTCCACCATCCTCTGGGTCATGGACACCAAGATCCCAGCCGTGGACATCTTTCTCCGGATGTGCCTGAGGAAACATCAGCTACAACTGAGAGCAGGGGCTCTCTTCCACGCACTGG GAATTGGTGTGCATTTGTTCACAAGCGTGCTGTTACTGTAGCAGTATCCTGTGGAACTGAGAAGTACACCATTAAGTCCCAGAGTCCCTGTCCTAACGGCACCCCAGACTGCCAGCTAGTCAT GTACAAGCTGTCCACTCGGCCAGTGTACAGAGAGAGGCAGAAAATCTTCACTGCACTGCTGTGGCATTGCTGCCCCGGGCATGCTGGGAAAAACTGTGAGGAGACAG ATGGCCACGTCTCTGAGTCTCAAGACCCCACCATGGCAGGCAGACCACATCCGGGAGGACATGAAGCGACAGACAGAC GATATAACAAACTAAATCAAGCGAACAGAGAGCAGAATGATTTCCAAATGTTTGGCGCTCCACTGTATGAAGCTCAACAACCCGATTTAGAGAATCAAACTGCAACGGAGCCCATCGATGATTATGAGCACAGCACTCATGCTGGCCATGACCACCATAACAGTCACCACTTTGAGAGGAGAG ACCCTTATGCTGTAAATGAAGGCGTTCTTCACCCTGATCACTATGGGCTCTTGAAAGAGGCTGTGATGTCTCAGCTGCAACCTGTCTTGGAGAATTTCAATCTAACCCTGGAACGGCTCTTTCAGGAGGTGCAGGGTTTGCAGCGGGACATGGCCCAAATCCGATTTGATCAGGGGCAGGGAAGGGTCGCTGAGCCTCTAGAAGTTGGTGGTGAGCAGCCCAATCTACAGGAGGCTGTTGAGGTTGAGTTGAGGGAGAGTTTACAGAAACTTGAGGAGGTGAAAGCTCAGTTTCACAACCATCGCCATGAGGTAGAAGCAAGGCTCCATGCGCAGCATACCATGTTACACTACAACCTGACAAATTTCAAGACGGACTTAGATGTCAAAATCAAACGTCACCAAAAGATCTTGCAG GTAAACCTCCAGTCTCTGAACACATCAATGTCTGAAGTGATACAAGAGCAAGAAAGGCTGGACAAGGAATTTCAGAAGATTCGGCCTGAAAATAAGGTTGATCCCATACAGAGTCAGTCTCATGATAGCACAGCTGTATGGGAGGCCATCACGCGTCTGGATAACAAAGTCATCAACAACACAGTGGAACTTAGTGCCTTGATTGAAGGCCACGAACAAGTGACTGCAAACATCAAGGACCTCCAGAATGGTTGGAGAGATCTCGACAATAAAATAGTCCAGACTGGCCGCAACAGCCAGATTCAGTTTATGGAGACTGGTTTGGAGGTGGAGGCAGCGAAGGTAGTAGTCCTTGACCGTATTAATGAGCTTAGCAGCAACATCAGTGTTCTCCAGCAAGCCCTGCAGGAGATGGAATCCGATGTTGACTATCTTTATACAGAGTATTACAAGAATGTAAGTTCAGCAAGTAGGGAATGTGACTGTATCGCTCTTGGAGTATCTGTGACGCAGTTGGAGCAAACTGTAGCTAATGTGATGGAGATAGCGAATGAAAACAAGTTGGCACGGGAGCGTGAGGCACCGGAGATGTTGGACAATCGGGACAATGGCGCTTGGGTCCCATCTGTGGAAGACCTCAAACTAGGACTACTGAATGTGCAACGGTCCCTTGCTTTTGAGCAGGAAAAGAGCAGAATATTACAGCAAAAAGTGACCCATCTCATGACCTCTTTCCTGGACAGCAAGCAGGATATTAATACACTCCAGGAGCAGAACAGGACCAATTTCGAGAAGATTGAGCACCTAAGTAGCATTTTCAACACCTTGCTTCAGGATGCCGTTCGTCACTCGGAGGTGCTACAGATTTTGCTTGGGGAAGAGGTGCTGGAGTTCATAAGGAGGACCAGAAACGGTTCTCCTCAGGACCAGAAACATTACTCTATACCAAAATTGAGGGAAAGCATTAAAGACATGCAAGAGCAGATCAAAGAACACAGCCTCAGCTTAGCCTCAACGGTGAACTCTGCTACCTCTGAGGTGACGGCAGCAGATGAGCCCTCTGTGCTTGCAGACTGGGCCTCGGTGGGCACCAAAAGGAGACATGGTGAAAGATTTGCCCTGTCCGAGGAACTGCCGGAGTACTCTGATGATGACTTCTGGACTTTAGAGAAAACGGTAAAAGAGCTTGGAGCTCATATCAAACAGCTTGAGGAATATCAATGTCCTTCTTGCTGCAACTGCAATAAAACTGCTGCCACTAGTGGTGTGGAGGTAAAACTGCAGGCAGAGGTAGATACTTTGCGTAACGACCTCGAGACCCACCTTGGAGTTTTTAACGGCATTTTCAGTAACACAGAGGGACTTGCTGACTCTGGGGTGTCGGTGGATTTGGATAAATTATCAGCTTTGATGAAGAGAAAGGAagcaaagcaacaaaacaagaaacaaaAGAAGAGAGCAGACAAAAGAGCTGTTCAGACAGGGGACCAAGTGAATTTCCGCAACAAGAGAGATGCATCACTGGAGTCTGCAG TACTTCGTCAGCACCCAGACAGTCCAATTATGTTCCTGGCCAGCAGTACAGAAGGTTCTAATGGATCTGGCACAATCCTTTTTGAAAGCGTGGCCCTAAATCATGGACAGCTATACTCACCAAAAACAGGCATATTTCGTGCTCCTACTTCTGGTGTCTATCTCTTTGTGGTGACACTTGACTTTGGACCAGGCCTGTCTCTGGCTCAATTAAAGAGAGGTGGAGAGGTAGCTGCCTCCTTACGGCAGAACCCCAGGAAGTTGGGTGCACCTGCAACACGCGTCTGCATCCTGCAGATGGAGCAAGGAGAGGAACTCCTTCTAGAGCTGGTGCAGGGAACTATAGAGCGCAACAACCCACAAGATAACACATTTGCTGGCCTACTAATACTGCAGACCACCTGA
- the mmrn2a gene encoding multimerin-2a isoform X3, whose translation MVVLRLVVLLQGLLLAARCEVRARDPEVEEEEELKDMSDGGGWDHRVPLVGFGAPQHGEGLNRQSPDVYGAVHHPLGHGHQDPSRGHLSPDVPEETSATTESRGSLPRTGYKLSTRPVYRERQKIFTALLWHCCPGHAGKNCEETVTDGHVSESQDPTMAGRPHPGGHEATDRRYNKLNQANREQNDFQMFGAPLYEAQQPDLENQTATEPIDDYEHSTHAGHDHHNSHHFERRDPYAVNEGVLHPDHYGLLKEAVMSQLQPVLENFNLTLERLFQEVQGLQRDMAQIRFDQGQGRVAEPLEVGGEQPNLQEAVEVELRESLQKLEEVKAQFHNHRHEVEARLHAQHTMLHYNLTNFKTDLDVKIKRHQKILQVNLQSLNTSMSEVIQEQERLDKEFQKIRPENKVDPIQSQSHDSTAVWEAITRLDNKVINNTVELSALIEGHEQVTANIKDLQNGWRDLDNKIVQTGRNSQIQFMETGLEVEAAKVVVLDRINELSSNISVLQQALQEMESDVDYLYTEYYKNVSSASRECDCIALGVSVTQLEQTVANVMEIANENKLAREREAPEMLDNRDNGAWVPSVEDLKLGLLNVQRSLAFEQEKSRILQQKVTHLMTSFLDSKQDINTLQEQNRTNFEKIEHLSSIFNTLLQDAVRHSEVLQILLGEEVLEFIRRTRNGSPQDQKHYSIPKLRESIKDMQEQIKEHSLSLASTVNSATSEVTAADEPSVLADWASVGTKRRHGERFALSEELPEYSDDDFWTLEKTVKELGAHIKQLEEYQCPSCCNCNKTAATSGVEVKLQAEVDTLRNDLETHLGVFNGIFSNTEGLADSGVSVDLDKLSALMKRKEAKQQNKKQKKRADKRAVQTGDQVNFRNKRDASLESAVLRQHPDSPIMFLASSTEGSNGSGTILFESVALNHGQLYSPKTGIFRAPTSGVYLFVVTLDFGPGLSLAQLKRGGEVAASLRQNPRKLGAPATRVCILQMEQGEELLLELVQGTIERNNPQDNTFAGLLILQTT comes from the exons ATGGTGGTGCTGAGGTTGGTCGTATTACTCCAGGGGCTGCTTCTCGCAGCACGGTGTGAGGTCAGAGCCAGAGACCCGGAGgtagaggaggaggaagaactGAAAGACATGTCGGATGGTGGTGGATGGGACCATAGAGTTCCACTGGTAGGGTTTGGAGCACCTCAGCATGGTGAAGGACTAAACAGGCAGAGCCCTGATGTCTATGGAGCTGTCCACCATCCTCTGGGTCATGGACACCAAGATCCCAGCCGTGGACATCTTTCTCCGGATGTGCCTGAGGAAACATCAGCTACAACTGAGAGCAGGGGCTCTCTTCCACGCACTGG GTACAAGCTGTCCACTCGGCCAGTGTACAGAGAGAGGCAGAAAATCTTCACTGCACTGCTGTGGCATTGCTGCCCCGGGCATGCTGGGAAAAACTGTGAGGAGACAG TCACAGATGGCCACGTCTCTGAGTCTCAAGACCCCACCATGGCAGGCAGACCACATCCGGGAGGACATGAAGCGACAGACAGAC GATATAACAAACTAAATCAAGCGAACAGAGAGCAGAATGATTTCCAAATGTTTGGCGCTCCACTGTATGAAGCTCAACAACCCGATTTAGAGAATCAAACTGCAACGGAGCCCATCGATGATTATGAGCACAGCACTCATGCTGGCCATGACCACCATAACAGTCACCACTTTGAGAGGAGAG ACCCTTATGCTGTAAATGAAGGCGTTCTTCACCCTGATCACTATGGGCTCTTGAAAGAGGCTGTGATGTCTCAGCTGCAACCTGTCTTGGAGAATTTCAATCTAACCCTGGAACGGCTCTTTCAGGAGGTGCAGGGTTTGCAGCGGGACATGGCCCAAATCCGATTTGATCAGGGGCAGGGAAGGGTCGCTGAGCCTCTAGAAGTTGGTGGTGAGCAGCCCAATCTACAGGAGGCTGTTGAGGTTGAGTTGAGGGAGAGTTTACAGAAACTTGAGGAGGTGAAAGCTCAGTTTCACAACCATCGCCATGAGGTAGAAGCAAGGCTCCATGCGCAGCATACCATGTTACACTACAACCTGACAAATTTCAAGACGGACTTAGATGTCAAAATCAAACGTCACCAAAAGATCTTGCAG GTAAACCTCCAGTCTCTGAACACATCAATGTCTGAAGTGATACAAGAGCAAGAAAGGCTGGACAAGGAATTTCAGAAGATTCGGCCTGAAAATAAGGTTGATCCCATACAGAGTCAGTCTCATGATAGCACAGCTGTATGGGAGGCCATCACGCGTCTGGATAACAAAGTCATCAACAACACAGTGGAACTTAGTGCCTTGATTGAAGGCCACGAACAAGTGACTGCAAACATCAAGGACCTCCAGAATGGTTGGAGAGATCTCGACAATAAAATAGTCCAGACTGGCCGCAACAGCCAGATTCAGTTTATGGAGACTGGTTTGGAGGTGGAGGCAGCGAAGGTAGTAGTCCTTGACCGTATTAATGAGCTTAGCAGCAACATCAGTGTTCTCCAGCAAGCCCTGCAGGAGATGGAATCCGATGTTGACTATCTTTATACAGAGTATTACAAGAATGTAAGTTCAGCAAGTAGGGAATGTGACTGTATCGCTCTTGGAGTATCTGTGACGCAGTTGGAGCAAACTGTAGCTAATGTGATGGAGATAGCGAATGAAAACAAGTTGGCACGGGAGCGTGAGGCACCGGAGATGTTGGACAATCGGGACAATGGCGCTTGGGTCCCATCTGTGGAAGACCTCAAACTAGGACTACTGAATGTGCAACGGTCCCTTGCTTTTGAGCAGGAAAAGAGCAGAATATTACAGCAAAAAGTGACCCATCTCATGACCTCTTTCCTGGACAGCAAGCAGGATATTAATACACTCCAGGAGCAGAACAGGACCAATTTCGAGAAGATTGAGCACCTAAGTAGCATTTTCAACACCTTGCTTCAGGATGCCGTTCGTCACTCGGAGGTGCTACAGATTTTGCTTGGGGAAGAGGTGCTGGAGTTCATAAGGAGGACCAGAAACGGTTCTCCTCAGGACCAGAAACATTACTCTATACCAAAATTGAGGGAAAGCATTAAAGACATGCAAGAGCAGATCAAAGAACACAGCCTCAGCTTAGCCTCAACGGTGAACTCTGCTACCTCTGAGGTGACGGCAGCAGATGAGCCCTCTGTGCTTGCAGACTGGGCCTCGGTGGGCACCAAAAGGAGACATGGTGAAAGATTTGCCCTGTCCGAGGAACTGCCGGAGTACTCTGATGATGACTTCTGGACTTTAGAGAAAACGGTAAAAGAGCTTGGAGCTCATATCAAACAGCTTGAGGAATATCAATGTCCTTCTTGCTGCAACTGCAATAAAACTGCTGCCACTAGTGGTGTGGAGGTAAAACTGCAGGCAGAGGTAGATACTTTGCGTAACGACCTCGAGACCCACCTTGGAGTTTTTAACGGCATTTTCAGTAACACAGAGGGACTTGCTGACTCTGGGGTGTCGGTGGATTTGGATAAATTATCAGCTTTGATGAAGAGAAAGGAagcaaagcaacaaaacaagaaacaaaAGAAGAGAGCAGACAAAAGAGCTGTTCAGACAGGGGACCAAGTGAATTTCCGCAACAAGAGAGATGCATCACTGGAGTCTGCAG TACTTCGTCAGCACCCAGACAGTCCAATTATGTTCCTGGCCAGCAGTACAGAAGGTTCTAATGGATCTGGCACAATCCTTTTTGAAAGCGTGGCCCTAAATCATGGACAGCTATACTCACCAAAAACAGGCATATTTCGTGCTCCTACTTCTGGTGTCTATCTCTTTGTGGTGACACTTGACTTTGGACCAGGCCTGTCTCTGGCTCAATTAAAGAGAGGTGGAGAGGTAGCTGCCTCCTTACGGCAGAACCCCAGGAAGTTGGGTGCACCTGCAACACGCGTCTGCATCCTGCAGATGGAGCAAGGAGAGGAACTCCTTCTAGAGCTGGTGCAGGGAACTATAGAGCGCAACAACCCACAAGATAACACATTTGCTGGCCTACTAATACTGCAGACCACCTGA
- the mmrn2a gene encoding multimerin-2a isoform X4 — translation MVVLRLVVLLQGLLLAARCEVRARDPEVEEEEELKDMSDGGGWDHRVPLVGFGAPQHGEGLNRQSPDVYGAVHHPLGHGHQDPSRGHLSPDVPEETSATTESRGSLPRTGYKLSTRPVYRERQKIFTALLWHCCPGHAGKNCEETDGHVSESQDPTMAGRPHPGGHEATDRRYNKLNQANREQNDFQMFGAPLYEAQQPDLENQTATEPIDDYEHSTHAGHDHHNSHHFERRDPYAVNEGVLHPDHYGLLKEAVMSQLQPVLENFNLTLERLFQEVQGLQRDMAQIRFDQGQGRVAEPLEVGGEQPNLQEAVEVELRESLQKLEEVKAQFHNHRHEVEARLHAQHTMLHYNLTNFKTDLDVKIKRHQKILQVNLQSLNTSMSEVIQEQERLDKEFQKIRPENKVDPIQSQSHDSTAVWEAITRLDNKVINNTVELSALIEGHEQVTANIKDLQNGWRDLDNKIVQTGRNSQIQFMETGLEVEAAKVVVLDRINELSSNISVLQQALQEMESDVDYLYTEYYKNVSSASRECDCIALGVSVTQLEQTVANVMEIANENKLAREREAPEMLDNRDNGAWVPSVEDLKLGLLNVQRSLAFEQEKSRILQQKVTHLMTSFLDSKQDINTLQEQNRTNFEKIEHLSSIFNTLLQDAVRHSEVLQILLGEEVLEFIRRTRNGSPQDQKHYSIPKLRESIKDMQEQIKEHSLSLASTVNSATSEVTAADEPSVLADWASVGTKRRHGERFALSEELPEYSDDDFWTLEKTVKELGAHIKQLEEYQCPSCCNCNKTAATSGVEVKLQAEVDTLRNDLETHLGVFNGIFSNTEGLADSGVSVDLDKLSALMKRKEAKQQNKKQKKRADKRAVQTGDQVNFRNKRDASLESAVLRQHPDSPIMFLASSTEGSNGSGTILFESVALNHGQLYSPKTGIFRAPTSGVYLFVVTLDFGPGLSLAQLKRGGEVAASLRQNPRKLGAPATRVCILQMEQGEELLLELVQGTIERNNPQDNTFAGLLILQTT, via the exons ATGGTGGTGCTGAGGTTGGTCGTATTACTCCAGGGGCTGCTTCTCGCAGCACGGTGTGAGGTCAGAGCCAGAGACCCGGAGgtagaggaggaggaagaactGAAAGACATGTCGGATGGTGGTGGATGGGACCATAGAGTTCCACTGGTAGGGTTTGGAGCACCTCAGCATGGTGAAGGACTAAACAGGCAGAGCCCTGATGTCTATGGAGCTGTCCACCATCCTCTGGGTCATGGACACCAAGATCCCAGCCGTGGACATCTTTCTCCGGATGTGCCTGAGGAAACATCAGCTACAACTGAGAGCAGGGGCTCTCTTCCACGCACTGG GTACAAGCTGTCCACTCGGCCAGTGTACAGAGAGAGGCAGAAAATCTTCACTGCACTGCTGTGGCATTGCTGCCCCGGGCATGCTGGGAAAAACTGTGAGGAGACAG ATGGCCACGTCTCTGAGTCTCAAGACCCCACCATGGCAGGCAGACCACATCCGGGAGGACATGAAGCGACAGACAGAC GATATAACAAACTAAATCAAGCGAACAGAGAGCAGAATGATTTCCAAATGTTTGGCGCTCCACTGTATGAAGCTCAACAACCCGATTTAGAGAATCAAACTGCAACGGAGCCCATCGATGATTATGAGCACAGCACTCATGCTGGCCATGACCACCATAACAGTCACCACTTTGAGAGGAGAG ACCCTTATGCTGTAAATGAAGGCGTTCTTCACCCTGATCACTATGGGCTCTTGAAAGAGGCTGTGATGTCTCAGCTGCAACCTGTCTTGGAGAATTTCAATCTAACCCTGGAACGGCTCTTTCAGGAGGTGCAGGGTTTGCAGCGGGACATGGCCCAAATCCGATTTGATCAGGGGCAGGGAAGGGTCGCTGAGCCTCTAGAAGTTGGTGGTGAGCAGCCCAATCTACAGGAGGCTGTTGAGGTTGAGTTGAGGGAGAGTTTACAGAAACTTGAGGAGGTGAAAGCTCAGTTTCACAACCATCGCCATGAGGTAGAAGCAAGGCTCCATGCGCAGCATACCATGTTACACTACAACCTGACAAATTTCAAGACGGACTTAGATGTCAAAATCAAACGTCACCAAAAGATCTTGCAG GTAAACCTCCAGTCTCTGAACACATCAATGTCTGAAGTGATACAAGAGCAAGAAAGGCTGGACAAGGAATTTCAGAAGATTCGGCCTGAAAATAAGGTTGATCCCATACAGAGTCAGTCTCATGATAGCACAGCTGTATGGGAGGCCATCACGCGTCTGGATAACAAAGTCATCAACAACACAGTGGAACTTAGTGCCTTGATTGAAGGCCACGAACAAGTGACTGCAAACATCAAGGACCTCCAGAATGGTTGGAGAGATCTCGACAATAAAATAGTCCAGACTGGCCGCAACAGCCAGATTCAGTTTATGGAGACTGGTTTGGAGGTGGAGGCAGCGAAGGTAGTAGTCCTTGACCGTATTAATGAGCTTAGCAGCAACATCAGTGTTCTCCAGCAAGCCCTGCAGGAGATGGAATCCGATGTTGACTATCTTTATACAGAGTATTACAAGAATGTAAGTTCAGCAAGTAGGGAATGTGACTGTATCGCTCTTGGAGTATCTGTGACGCAGTTGGAGCAAACTGTAGCTAATGTGATGGAGATAGCGAATGAAAACAAGTTGGCACGGGAGCGTGAGGCACCGGAGATGTTGGACAATCGGGACAATGGCGCTTGGGTCCCATCTGTGGAAGACCTCAAACTAGGACTACTGAATGTGCAACGGTCCCTTGCTTTTGAGCAGGAAAAGAGCAGAATATTACAGCAAAAAGTGACCCATCTCATGACCTCTTTCCTGGACAGCAAGCAGGATATTAATACACTCCAGGAGCAGAACAGGACCAATTTCGAGAAGATTGAGCACCTAAGTAGCATTTTCAACACCTTGCTTCAGGATGCCGTTCGTCACTCGGAGGTGCTACAGATTTTGCTTGGGGAAGAGGTGCTGGAGTTCATAAGGAGGACCAGAAACGGTTCTCCTCAGGACCAGAAACATTACTCTATACCAAAATTGAGGGAAAGCATTAAAGACATGCAAGAGCAGATCAAAGAACACAGCCTCAGCTTAGCCTCAACGGTGAACTCTGCTACCTCTGAGGTGACGGCAGCAGATGAGCCCTCTGTGCTTGCAGACTGGGCCTCGGTGGGCACCAAAAGGAGACATGGTGAAAGATTTGCCCTGTCCGAGGAACTGCCGGAGTACTCTGATGATGACTTCTGGACTTTAGAGAAAACGGTAAAAGAGCTTGGAGCTCATATCAAACAGCTTGAGGAATATCAATGTCCTTCTTGCTGCAACTGCAATAAAACTGCTGCCACTAGTGGTGTGGAGGTAAAACTGCAGGCAGAGGTAGATACTTTGCGTAACGACCTCGAGACCCACCTTGGAGTTTTTAACGGCATTTTCAGTAACACAGAGGGACTTGCTGACTCTGGGGTGTCGGTGGATTTGGATAAATTATCAGCTTTGATGAAGAGAAAGGAagcaaagcaacaaaacaagaaacaaaAGAAGAGAGCAGACAAAAGAGCTGTTCAGACAGGGGACCAAGTGAATTTCCGCAACAAGAGAGATGCATCACTGGAGTCTGCAG TACTTCGTCAGCACCCAGACAGTCCAATTATGTTCCTGGCCAGCAGTACAGAAGGTTCTAATGGATCTGGCACAATCCTTTTTGAAAGCGTGGCCCTAAATCATGGACAGCTATACTCACCAAAAACAGGCATATTTCGTGCTCCTACTTCTGGTGTCTATCTCTTTGTGGTGACACTTGACTTTGGACCAGGCCTGTCTCTGGCTCAATTAAAGAGAGGTGGAGAGGTAGCTGCCTCCTTACGGCAGAACCCCAGGAAGTTGGGTGCACCTGCAACACGCGTCTGCATCCTGCAGATGGAGCAAGGAGAGGAACTCCTTCTAGAGCTGGTGCAGGGAACTATAGAGCGCAACAACCCACAAGATAACACATTTGCTGGCCTACTAATACTGCAGACCACCTGA